One window of the Manihot esculenta cultivar AM560-2 chromosome 14, M.esculenta_v8, whole genome shotgun sequence genome contains the following:
- the LOC110600420 gene encoding CLAVATA3/ESR (CLE)-related protein 12 has translation MAFKISHPLISILLCLSLLLLLFHELYNFNTNNKQIINTSAYYSSTPHRHPLFNRKVLAAKFDFTPFQKKRQQRHRHGKPSPSDKQDVDRSEIDPRYGVEKRLVPTGPNPLHHR, from the coding sequence ATGGCCTTCAAAATCTCTCACCCCCTAATTTCTATTCTTCTCTGCCTTTCTCTCCTCTTGTTACTGTTTCATGAGCTCTATAATTTCAATACCAACAACAAACAGATCATCAACACAAGTGCCTATTATTCCTCCACCCCCCATCGCCACCCATTGTTCAATAGAAAAGTTCTCGCTGCGAAATTTGACTTCACTCCATTTCAAAAGAAGCGTCAGCAGCGCCATCGCCATGGCAAACCTTCACCGTCGGACAAACAAGACGTAGATCGAAGTGAGATTGATCCACGTTATGGCGTCGAAAAGCGACTCGTCCCTACTGGTCCGAACCCATTACACCATCGATGA